From one Pedobacter faecalis genomic stretch:
- the gltB gene encoding glutamate synthase large subunit, whose product MEQKQDNQGLYDQRFEHDACGIGFVAHIKGRKSQQIVSDAITILENLDHRGACGAEINTGDGAGIMIQIPHEFLYDECLKIGFSLNESGDYGVGMLFLPKDVKAREECREIIYRAAEKLNLEVLGFRKVQTNAEGIGAMALSVEPEMEQVFIGRPHAVSAGADFERKLYVFKNYLTKTINSTVKGINGGFYIASFSSRTIVYKGQLTSMQVRTYFTELSDKRVVSAFGLIHSRFATNTFPSWKLAQPFRYIAHNGEINTLQGNLNWFRASVKSFASSYFTQEELNILLPVIDETNSDSGCLDNVVELLLHSGRSLPHVLMMLIPEAWDGNEDMDDLKKAFYKFHATLMEPWDGPAAVSFTDGNLIGATLDRNGLRPQRYAITSDDHVIMASEAGAVALDQSKIIEKGRLTPGKMFVVDMEQGRIISDEEIKQKVCGNKPYGDWINKYQIRLEELPEPRLVFSNLSQESIFRYQQVFGYSREDVDLILKPMAKEGKEPVGSMGTDIPLAVLSQKPQHLSSYFKQLFAQVTNPPIDPIREKVVMSLAGFMGNNGNILEENAMQCHCVGIKHPVLTNLELEKLRSIDTGVFQSKTLQTYFRADGTPGALERGLQRLCRYAVDAVEDGFQVLVLSDRALDSEHAAIPSLLAVSAVHHHLIRKGYRGAVGIVAEAGDVWEVHHFATLIGFGATAVNPYLALETITGFEQELQEKSEKLIKNYIYAINNGLLKIFSKMGISTLQSYHGAQIFEILGINKSVVDKYFTGAVSRIGGLGLDEIAKETLIKHNRIFKMANRPDAILPTGGNYKWKRKGEQHLFNPQTIHLLQNATRKNDYNTYKQYSKLINDQTNQAYTIRGLFEFNYNRPAVPLEEVEPVENILKRFATGAMSFGSISHEAHSTLAIAMNRIGGRSNTGEGGEDELRYEPLPNGDSMRSSIKQIASARFGVTSYYLTNADELQIKMAQGAKPGEGGQLPGHKVDDWIAKVRHATPGVGLISPPPHHDIYSIEDLAQLIYDLKNANRQARINVKLVSKAGVGTIAAGVAKAHADVILVSGFDGGTGASPLTSIQHAGLPWELGLAEAHQTLVKNRLRSRVVLQTDGQLKTGKDIAIATLLGAEEWGVATAALVTAGCIMMRKCHLNTCPVGVATQDPNLRKLFTGEPDHVVNLFHFLAQELRETMAELGFRTVEEMVGQADMLKVRQIDQAEWKQKDLDFSAILFKAPDNGLSLYKTEDQDHGIEGVLDHQLIKAAQPALATKEPIYAEFDVKNTDRSIGTMLSNEVSKVYKSQGLPADTVNFKFKGSAGQSFGAFATRGISLQLEGEANDYVGKGLSGARLSIYPFAEAKYVPEQNIIIGNVALYGATSGELYVRGQAGERFAVRNSGATAVVEGLGAHGCEYMTGGEVLIIGDTGTNFAAGMSGGIAWVYDVKGDFASKCNKEMVDLDPLDEQDELRIAHLLRMHVQLTDSSVAKFLLSDWSTQSARFIKVFPKEYKAVLMNRTNKLTIS is encoded by the coding sequence ATGGAACAAAAACAAGATAACCAAGGGTTATACGACCAGCGTTTTGAGCACGATGCATGTGGTATAGGCTTTGTAGCCCATATTAAGGGAAGAAAGTCTCAGCAGATCGTTTCGGACGCCATAACCATTCTTGAAAATCTTGATCACCGCGGAGCATGCGGAGCCGAAATCAACACAGGGGACGGTGCGGGTATCATGATTCAGATACCGCATGAATTCCTGTATGATGAGTGTCTGAAGATCGGGTTCAGCCTGAACGAATCTGGAGACTACGGCGTCGGAATGCTTTTCCTGCCAAAAGATGTGAAGGCAAGAGAGGAATGCAGGGAGATCATTTACCGGGCGGCTGAGAAACTGAACCTGGAGGTACTTGGCTTTAGAAAAGTACAAACCAATGCCGAAGGTATTGGTGCTATGGCACTTTCGGTTGAGCCGGAGATGGAGCAGGTTTTTATTGGCAGACCGCATGCGGTATCTGCAGGCGCTGACTTTGAGCGCAAACTGTACGTTTTTAAAAACTACCTGACTAAAACCATTAACAGTACGGTAAAAGGAATAAATGGCGGCTTTTATATTGCTTCCTTTTCTTCGCGTACCATCGTATATAAAGGTCAGCTTACCTCGATGCAGGTTCGGACTTATTTTACCGAGCTCAGCGATAAGCGCGTTGTGTCGGCTTTCGGTTTGATCCACTCGCGTTTCGCGACCAACACTTTTCCTTCATGGAAGTTAGCGCAGCCGTTCCGGTATATTGCGCATAACGGCGAGATCAATACGCTGCAGGGTAACCTGAACTGGTTCCGTGCGAGCGTTAAATCTTTCGCTTCGTCTTATTTTACACAGGAGGAACTGAATATCTTGCTCCCGGTTATTGATGAAACCAATTCGGATTCAGGCTGCCTGGATAATGTTGTTGAGCTCCTGCTTCATTCAGGCCGTTCATTACCACATGTACTTATGATGCTTATTCCTGAGGCATGGGATGGCAATGAGGATATGGATGATCTGAAAAAAGCGTTCTATAAGTTTCATGCTACGCTGATGGAGCCATGGGATGGTCCGGCCGCCGTATCATTTACCGACGGTAACCTGATCGGTGCTACACTTGACCGTAATGGTTTGCGTCCCCAGCGTTATGCCATTACTTCGGATGACCACGTGATTATGGCTTCCGAAGCTGGTGCTGTTGCTCTGGATCAAAGCAAAATCATCGAGAAAGGCCGCTTAACGCCGGGCAAGATGTTCGTGGTAGACATGGAGCAGGGAAGGATTATCAGTGATGAGGAGATAAAACAGAAAGTATGCGGCAACAAACCGTATGGCGACTGGATCAATAAGTATCAGATTAGACTGGAGGAGCTTCCTGAGCCGAGACTCGTGTTCAGCAATTTGTCTCAGGAGTCGATCTTCAGATATCAGCAGGTGTTTGGTTACAGCCGTGAGGATGTTGACCTTATCCTGAAGCCTATGGCCAAGGAGGGGAAAGAACCTGTTGGTTCAATGGGTACGGATATACCTCTTGCAGTTCTCTCGCAAAAGCCCCAGCATCTTTCTTCTTATTTTAAGCAGTTATTTGCGCAGGTAACCAACCCGCCTATCGATCCGATCCGCGAAAAGGTAGTGATGAGCCTGGCTGGTTTTATGGGCAATAACGGCAACATCCTCGAAGAAAATGCGATGCAATGTCACTGTGTTGGCATAAAGCATCCGGTGCTTACTAACCTTGAACTGGAGAAACTGAGGAGTATCGACACTGGTGTGTTTCAGTCTAAGACTCTGCAAACTTATTTCCGGGCTGATGGTACACCGGGTGCCTTAGAACGAGGTTTACAACGCTTGTGCCGCTACGCCGTGGATGCAGTTGAAGATGGCTTCCAGGTTTTGGTGCTTTCTGATCGTGCGCTCGACTCGGAACATGCTGCCATCCCGTCGCTGCTTGCTGTTTCGGCTGTGCATCACCATTTGATCCGCAAAGGTTATCGCGGTGCTGTAGGTATTGTTGCTGAAGCAGGTGATGTGTGGGAAGTGCATCATTTTGCTACACTGATAGGTTTCGGTGCAACGGCCGTAAACCCATACCTGGCATTGGAAACGATCACTGGTTTTGAACAGGAACTTCAGGAGAAATCTGAAAAACTGATCAAGAATTATATTTACGCAATCAATAACGGCTTGCTGAAGATATTCTCTAAAATGGGTATCTCGACCCTGCAGTCTTATCACGGGGCTCAGATTTTTGAGATATTGGGCATTAATAAGAGTGTGGTCGATAAATATTTCACTGGTGCGGTATCTAGGATCGGCGGACTTGGCCTGGATGAAATTGCCAAAGAAACGCTGATTAAGCACAACCGCATATTTAAAATGGCTAACCGTCCGGATGCCATTTTGCCAACAGGCGGTAACTACAAATGGAAGCGCAAGGGTGAACAGCACTTGTTTAACCCCCAAACGATTCATTTGCTTCAAAATGCGACACGCAAAAATGATTACAATACGTATAAGCAATATTCTAAGCTGATCAACGACCAGACCAATCAGGCCTATACGATTAGGGGATTATTTGAGTTTAATTATAACCGCCCTGCTGTCCCTCTCGAAGAAGTGGAACCGGTTGAGAATATTCTGAAGCGTTTCGCTACAGGAGCGATGTCTTTCGGGTCAATTTCTCATGAGGCGCATTCTACACTGGCCATTGCGATGAACCGTATAGGTGGAAGGAGCAATACCGGCGAGGGTGGTGAGGATGAATTGCGTTATGAGCCACTGCCAAACGGTGATTCGATGCGTTCTTCTATTAAGCAAATTGCTTCTGCCCGTTTTGGGGTAACAAGTTATTATCTGACTAACGCCGATGAACTGCAGATCAAGATGGCTCAGGGTGCCAAGCCGGGTGAAGGTGGACAGCTTCCGGGTCATAAAGTGGACGACTGGATTGCCAAGGTACGTCACGCTACACCTGGTGTTGGTTTAATTTCACCTCCGCCGCATCACGACATCTATTCCATTGAGGATTTAGCGCAGTTGATCTATGACTTAAAAAATGCCAACAGACAGGCACGTATTAACGTGAAACTGGTATCGAAAGCGGGTGTCGGCACCATTGCAGCAGGGGTGGCCAAGGCACATGCTGATGTTATTCTTGTTTCAGGATTTGATGGTGGTACGGGCGCTTCTCCGCTTACTTCTATACAGCACGCTGGCTTGCCATGGGAGCTTGGTTTGGCAGAGGCACATCAGACACTGGTAAAAAACAGGTTAAGGAGCCGTGTGGTATTGCAGACTGACGGACAATTAAAGACGGGAAAGGACATTGCCATTGCTACCTTGCTTGGTGCCGAGGAGTGGGGTGTTGCTACTGCAGCGCTGGTGACCGCAGGTTGTATCATGATGCGTAAATGCCATCTGAACACTTGTCCGGTAGGTGTGGCTACCCAGGATCCGAACCTTAGAAAACTGTTTACGGGTGAACCTGATCATGTGGTAAATCTGTTCCACTTCCTTGCTCAGGAATTGAGGGAAACCATGGCTGAGCTGGGCTTTAGAACGGTTGAAGAGATGGTAGGCCAGGCAGACATGCTGAAAGTACGCCAGATTGATCAGGCGGAATGGAAACAGAAGGACCTCGACTTCTCCGCGATCTTGTTTAAAGCGCCGGATAATGGTTTAAGCCTATACAAAACCGAAGATCAGGACCATGGCATCGAGGGTGTGCTGGATCATCAATTGATCAAAGCGGCTCAGCCTGCGTTAGCTACCAAAGAACCGATCTACGCGGAATTCGATGTAAAGAATACGGATCGATCAATAGGTACGATGTTGTCTAATGAAGTTTCTAAGGTGTATAAAAGCCAGGGACTTCCGGCCGACACTGTAAACTTTAAGTTTAAAGGTTCTGCCGGACAGAGCTTTGGTGCTTTTGCTACGAGAGGTATCTCGCTGCAGCTTGAAGGTGAGGCTAACGATTATGTAGGAAAAGGTCTTTCAGGCGCACGCTTGTCTATATATCCTTTCGCCGAAGCGAAATATGTGCCTGAACAGAACATTATTATTGGTAACGTAGCGTTGTATGGTGCCACCTCGGGTGAACTGTATGTACGCGGACAGGCCGGTGAGCGTTTTGCTGTGAGGAATTCCGGTGCAACCGCGGTAGTTGAAGGCTTGGGTGCACATGGTTGTGAGTACATGACCGGGGGCGAAGTGCTGATCATTGGTGACACAGGAACTAACTTTGCAGCTGGAATGAGCGGCGGTATAGCTTGGGTATACGACGTGAAAGGGGATTTTGCCAGCAAATGCAACAAGGAAATGGTTGATCTTGATCCGCTTGATGAGCAGGATGAGCTGCGCATTGCGCACCTGTTGAGAATGCATGTGCAGCTGACCGACAGTAGCGTAGCGAAGTTTTTACTGAGCGACTGGTCGACACAGTCGGCCCGCTTCATCAAGGTATTCCCTAAAGAATACAAGGCCGTATTAATGAATAGAACGAACAAACTGACAATATCTTAA
- a CDS encoding glutamate synthase subunit beta has translation MGKVTGFLEYERVAPVKEDAQERLKHYNEFVHALELEDVNKQAARCMDCGVPFCQSGCPLGNVIPEFNEAVYKGDWQLATTILLSTNNFPEFTGRICPAPCESACVLGINKSPVSIEEIEKHIIEMAFSKGYIKAEPPLIRTGKKVAVIGSGPAGMAAAAQLNKAGHEVVVYERDDTPGGLLNYGIPDFKLQKDVVSRRISLMEKEGVVFKCNANVGVNVELNTLLRENQAIILAGGSTIPRDLPATGRDAKGIHFAMDFLKQQNKRVRNIPVQGEDILATGKDVIVIGGGDTGSDCIGTSNRQGARSVTQFEIMPMPSSSRTSNMPWPTYPMLLKVTTSHEEGCERFWGVNTKEFIKDENGNLKAVRVVDVEWEIDAAGRPVNFKEKADTVRDLPCQLVLLAMGFLYPQKDGLLEKLGVELDARGNVKAEEGKYQTNIAKIFAAGDMRRGQSLVVWAISEGREAARKVDQYLMGHSSLPSKDGIPYA, from the coding sequence ATGGGAAAAGTAACTGGATTTTTAGAATACGAAAGGGTTGCTCCTGTAAAAGAAGATGCACAAGAGCGCCTGAAACATTATAACGAATTTGTACACGCGCTTGAGCTGGAGGATGTGAACAAGCAGGCTGCGCGGTGTATGGATTGCGGAGTACCGTTTTGCCAGTCGGGCTGCCCGCTTGGCAACGTGATACCGGAGTTTAACGAGGCTGTATATAAAGGTGACTGGCAGCTAGCTACAACTATTTTACTGAGCACCAATAACTTCCCTGAATTCACCGGAAGGATTTGTCCGGCGCCTTGCGAATCTGCTTGTGTACTGGGTATCAACAAGTCGCCGGTTTCTATCGAAGAGATAGAAAAGCACATTATTGAGATGGCGTTCAGCAAAGGCTATATCAAAGCCGAGCCTCCACTGATCCGTACAGGTAAGAAAGTTGCCGTGATTGGTTCTGGTCCGGCAGGAATGGCCGCTGCCGCACAGTTGAATAAGGCTGGCCATGAGGTTGTGGTATACGAGCGTGATGATACACCAGGTGGACTGTTAAACTATGGTATCCCAGATTTCAAGCTTCAAAAAGATGTGGTAAGCCGCAGGATTAGTCTGATGGAGAAGGAAGGGGTTGTATTTAAGTGTAACGCCAATGTTGGGGTTAACGTAGAGCTTAACACTTTGCTTCGCGAAAATCAGGCGATTATTCTGGCAGGCGGCTCAACCATACCGCGCGATCTTCCGGCCACAGGGAGGGATGCAAAGGGTATACACTTTGCGATGGACTTCCTTAAGCAACAGAACAAACGGGTTAGGAATATCCCGGTACAGGGTGAGGACATCCTGGCGACAGGTAAAGATGTCATCGTGATCGGCGGTGGTGATACAGGCTCTGACTGTATCGGAACTTCCAATCGCCAGGGTGCCAGATCGGTTACCCAGTTTGAAATTATGCCTATGCCTTCTTCGTCCCGTACATCGAATATGCCATGGCCTACTTATCCAATGCTGCTTAAAGTAACAACCTCCCATGAAGAGGGTTGCGAACGTTTCTGGGGAGTGAACACTAAAGAATTCATTAAGGATGAAAATGGCAATCTGAAAGCAGTTAGGGTAGTGGACGTAGAATGGGAAATTGATGCGGCCGGCAGACCAGTCAATTTTAAGGAAAAGGCTGATACCGTACGTGATTTGCCATGTCAGCTTGTATTACTAGCTATGGGCTTCCTTTATCCGCAAAAAGACGGGTTATTGGAGAAGCTTGGAGTTGAGCTTGACGCGCGGGGTAATGTTAAAGCTGAGGAAGGTAAATACCAGACCAATATTGCTAAGATTTTCGCCGCCGGAGATATGCGCAGAGGCCAGTCGCTGGTTGTATGGGCGATATCTGAAGGGCGTGAGGCGGCCAGGAAGGTAGATCAGTACCTGATGGGGCACAGCAGTCTGCCTTCTAAAGATGGCATACCATACGCATAG
- the fsa gene encoding fructose-6-phosphate aldolase, which produces MKFFIDTANLDQIREAQDLGVLDGVTTNPSLMAKEGITGDANVTAHYKAICDIVDDNVSAEVIATTYNEIVQEGEALAALNPKIVVKVPMIKDGIKAIKHFSSKGIRTNCTLIFSPGQALLAAKAGATYVSPFLGRLDDISTDGLQLIEDIRVIFDNYGYKTQILAASIRGPLHIVNCAKIGADVITGPLAAITALLKHPLTDTGLAQFLADHKKAAEAGK; this is translated from the coding sequence ATGAAATTTTTTATTGACACAGCCAACCTAGATCAGATCAGAGAGGCTCAGGACCTTGGCGTATTGGATGGCGTAACCACGAATCCAAGCCTCATGGCAAAAGAAGGCATCACCGGCGATGCTAATGTAACGGCTCATTATAAGGCGATATGTGATATTGTAGACGATAATGTAAGCGCCGAGGTTATTGCCACTACGTATAACGAGATCGTTCAGGAAGGTGAAGCACTTGCAGCGCTTAATCCTAAGATCGTGGTTAAAGTACCCATGATCAAAGACGGCATCAAAGCCATCAAACACTTTTCATCCAAAGGCATCCGTACCAACTGTACGTTAATCTTTTCACCAGGCCAGGCATTGCTTGCAGCAAAAGCAGGCGCCACCTATGTTTCCCCCTTCCTCGGACGTCTCGACGACATTTCAACAGACGGGTTGCAGCTCATAGAAGATATACGTGTCATATTTGATAACTATGGATACAAAACACAGATCCTGGCTGCATCGATCCGCGGGCCGCTGCATATCGTTAACTGTGCAAAAATCGGTGCCGATGTGATCACCGGGCCACTAGCCGCGATTACCGCATTACTAAAGCATCCGCTAACTGATACTGGATTGGCCCAGTTCCTGGCCGACCATAAGAAAGCTGCCGAAGCAGGTAAATAA